DNA from Treponema sp. J25:
GCCCGGGAGCTTTTCACCAGCATGACGACCAAGACCCTTCCTTCATTAGGAGAAGATTGGGGCGGCTATCGATAAAACGGGACTCCGAGGTGGGCCTGCAACATAAGTCATAGATAGGGGTCCTTTCCTGCGGAACGGGCCCCTCATCCGAAACAAAACCATTACGGATAGGAACGGGGGCCCTACCCTGGTTATTACTCCATCTTCATGTTTGATACTACTTTACCTCTCTCTCATTCCAGGCTATCATGGTACATCATGGAACGATACGGGAATGAGCTTTTTACCTCCGAACTACAACAGCGGGCACGGATTATTGCCCTCCGGGGCCCCCTGGAAACCCCTATTACCGACCTGGTCTATGATTCACGGAAAGTAACCCCCGGGGCATTGTACATCGCCCTTCCGGGCCTCCATACGGATGGACACCGGTATATCCCAGAGGCCCTTCAGCGGGGGGCCCGGGCTATCCTCCATCAATATCCCCTTGATACATATCAAGATAATATCCTTTACATCCAGGCAGAAGATAGCCGCTTTGCTATGTCGCCTCTGGCGGACGCTTTTTATGGGTGTCCTTCCCGGTCCCTGGCGGTAATCGGCGTTACCGGCACGGAGGGCAAGAGCACCACCGTCTTTCTCATCTACCAGTTGCTTACCTTAGCGGGGAAAAAAGCAGGGTTTATCTCCACCGTGCAATACCGGATTGGGGAACAAGAAGAGTGGAATCCCGAACACCAGACCACCCCCGAAGCTCCGGTGATTCACAAGTACCTTGCAGCCATGAGAGACTATGGGATGGAATACGCCGTGGTAGAATCCAGTTCCCACGGATTATCGCCCCGGACCAACCGACTGGGGGATGTGGCCTTCGACGTAGGAGTCATGACCAACGTTACCCACGAACATCTAGAGTTCCATGGTACGTGGGAACAGTACCGGTATGACAAGGCAAATCTTTTTCGGGCCCTGGACCGCTATTCCCACGAAAAAATTCTGGGGAATCAAACCGCCTTTCCAGATCGACCACACCGTCCTATTCGCGTTCCTTCCTTTGGAGTAGTAAATGCGGATGATCCCAGCGCTAGTTACTTCGCCGCAGCCACCGAACGGCGAGTATATACTTATAGCACCCGGGGAAGCGAGGCGGATCTCAGCATCCGAAGTCTGGAAAGTACCGCCCAGGGGAACAACTACGAAGTATACAGTCGAGCCGAGGATAAAACCTACAAAATACAGGATAACCTGCCAGGCTCCTTTAATGCGGGGAATGTTCTGGCCTCGTTGCTTGTAGTTTCGGGGCTCCTCGGGCTGCCATTGGAAGACTTCATTCCCCTGGTAAGCCAACTTCGACCCGTTCGGGGACGTATGACGGTGATCCAGCAGGGCCAGCCCTTTGAGGTAATCATAGATTATGCCCACACCCCCTCGTCCTTCGAAATCGTTCTTCCCCCCATTAAAAAACGAATCGAACCCCACGGGGGGCGCCTCATCAGCGTATTTGGCTCAGGGGGGGAACGGGACCGGGAAAAACGTCCCCGGCAGGGGAGAATTGCCGCCGATTGGTCCGATATTGTCATCCTTACCGACGAAGATCCCCGTGGTGAAGATCCCCTGGCGCTGCTGGAAGAAATTGCCGCGGGCTGTCCCGAACGTATCCGGGACCGGGAGCTTTTTCTGATACCCGACCGACCTACCGCCATCAGAAAAGCCTTTTCTCTTGCCCGGCCGGGAGATGTGGTGCTTCTATTAGGGAAGGGCCATGAAAACTCCATTATCTATGCCGATAGGGTAATGCCCTACGATGAAATAGGAGAAGCCCGTCGGGCCCTGGAAGAACTGGGCTACCGGGAGCAATCCTCATCATCATAATTTTAACGTGAAAACCTTCTCAGAAGAGAAGGGAACCCTTTTTCTCTCAGAATAATTAAGGAGTCAAAACATGGAAACCCATAAAGGGATACCACCAATAGGTTCCAAAAAGCGAATTGCCGTTCTCTATGGAGGAAAATCGGGAGAACACGAGGTTTCCCTGGTGTCGGCGGCCTCCGTGGTCCGTCACCTTAACCAGGATCGCTACGACCTTTTCTTGATCGGCATCACCCATGAGGGAGAATGGTACCTTCAAGCCCCCACATATATCGATGAGGTATACCAGGGAAATACCAAACTTCGGATTGAAGAACGCCCCGAATACCGCGTGCAGGTTATTCCCGGCGGTAAAAAAGAATTTCCCTTTTTTACCCAGGCCACGGGACCCCTTTCCATCGACGTGGTGTTCCCCGTACTCCACGGGACCTTTGGAGAGGACGGAACCCTGCAGGGCCTCCTTGAAATGGTAGATATCCCCTATGTAGGTGCCGGAGTCCTGGGAAGCGCCATCGGGATGGATAAGGGAACCGCGAAAATTCTTTGGTTGTATGCGGGCCTGCCGGTAGTCCCCTTTATCCAACTCCGTTTGCCCGAATGGCACAGTAAGGAGCAGCGGGAACGGATCATCGAAAAGGCAGAACGGGATTTTCGATACCCCCTGTTTGTAAAACCCTCCCGGGGTGGATCCTCGGTAGGGACCAGCAAGGTGCTCAATCGGCCCGCCCTGGAACAGGCTATTGAAGCGGCGTTTCTCTGGGATGACAAGGTGTTGATTGAACCCTGTGTGAATGCCAGGGAAATAGAGTGCTCTGTGACCGGCAATGAAGAACCTGCGGCCTACACCCCCGGCGAGATTGTGCCAACCCATGAATTCTATGATTACGACGCAAAATACCTTGACCCCGACGGGGCACGGCTACTCATACCCGCCGAACTCGAAGAAACCGAATTAAAAACCATCCGGGAACTGGCGATCAAGGCCTACCAGGCCGCAGAACTTTCGGGCCTTGCCCGGGTAGACTTCTTTGTAAGCCGGGATACGGGACAAATATTCTTAAATGAAGTGAATACCCTCCCCGGCTTTACCTCTATCAGCATGTTTCCCCGGATGTGCGAAGCCTCAGGGCTTCCCTACGGAGAACTCCTAGATACCCTCATCGCGCTGGCAGAAAAACGATACGAACGACAGAGTAAAAGGAGCTATACCTACCAGCAAGGAGAGGGCCAGTGACGTTCTGGTTTTACAAGATTCAGCTTGCGGGAAAGGATTTCCTTTTTATCGACCTGGATCGGGAGGCCCACAAAAATATCCAGCTCGATGAACGGGGGCTGGGAGAACTGGCGGAGCTTATCCTGGACCGCCGCTGTGGTGTTGGAGGTGATGGACTTGTATTGTTTCAGCGAGAACAGGATCCGCCTGGTACCGCTGGGCTATCCCATCCACACCCAGTATCCCTTTCTCTTATCCATTACACCAACGGTGGAAAAAGAAGTCCCCTCCCGTTGGATGGCCTTTTTTGTGCCGCCCGTCTTGGTTTTGATATGGGACTAGCCGATCATACCACCCTGTCCCTTGCCAATGAAGGAAAATCCTATCGGCTCCGAGCAGTGGATTCCCGCACCTTTCAACTATACCCTCCCCTCCCAGAACAGGAACGCTGGACCTGCATCATTGATGGGAAACCTTTCGAAGCTTTCCTGTGTCGGGGACAAGCCATCTATACCGCCATGATCGCCCCCCTTACCGGCCCCCGCGGGAGCACCCAGCGGATCAAACAGTCCCTCGTCGCTATGAGCAGGGGAACCATCCCCCTCCTCATCCGCCCCATTCACCGTGAATTGGTCCGGTACGTAGCTCCCGAGCGGGCCGACCGGATAGAAACTGGGGCTATAGCGGCCCTTCTTGCCTATCAACATAATTTGGTAGAAAAAGAACACATCCTTGAATGGCGCGGCCGAGGAGGAGCCGTTTCTTATGCCACCTTCCCGGCCATACCGCCCAATCGGTCGCCCCTTTCCGTGTCCGTGCTGGGCCCAGCGACCCTCATCGATCGGGGAAGGTTCTGGGCAGAGCACGAGGAGACGGGACAATTAGCCATTGCGGGGATAGCGGAATATGTCTTTGAAGGAAGTTTTGATCTATAGGCCCTGCAGCATCCCCTTAGGGGCGATACCAATTGCCAAAAACCATGCCAGCGAGAGAAGCAGGGATTCCTTCACAGGCGAACCTTTTCCCTCCAGGCTACACCGGGAATTTTATTGAGTTCAAAGACCTCGTTATTTTCGGAGGTATAGACCCCTTGGAAAAAGCCAAAAAAGGTGGTCTGCCGGATCGACTGGAATATGCGTTTCCGGGTAAGCCGTGTTTCAGCGACCGGCGTAAAACGCAGGGTCAGCCGTTGATCATCACTGGTGAGGATCCAGGGTTCCATCCAGCTCTTAGGACTGATCTTAAACGTCACCTGCTGGATTTTCTGGAGACTTCCATTGATAAAAAAGGCGTTTTCCGTCCCATATTCGGCATTCATCAAACCATACCCAAGGGACAACGAAACCTGGGAACCCTTGGTAATACCCGCCGCACAGGACCAATAGTGGATATCATGGGCGGGATTCAAGCCCCGATCCCATAACAGCACCGCCCAACTGTGGTCTTTATAAAAAACCAGGTCCTCTTCTCCATGGCGAATCACCCCTTCCAGGGCATACCAGGGAGCAGCATAGGAGTAACGGAAACAGTGGGGTTTCTTACGCCAGGGACTCACCGTCGCAAGGGCCTCGGGGAAGGGAGGCCGGATCATGACCACCATTCCCCGCAGGCCCTTCCCATGGTTAAAGCGGGGGATGTCGATCTTAATGACCCGGTTTCCATTTTCCAGAACATTGATATCCAACAGTAACCGTTTATCCCGAATCTTATACAGATTTCCTGACGGGGTAGGACTACCACTAAACATTCCCAGGGGAAACAAAAAAGGAAAATAATCGGACCAGGCTTTTTTTAAAATGAGATCTACCACACTTACGGAAACATAGCTAATAAACCCCTGTTGCACCACTTCGATAAGAACAATCTTATCCTCTGCCAAAAGAACATACCGTTCCGATTCTACAATCCGATGTTTACGGACCAGAATAAGCCGACGATCGTAGGCCCACAGGGGAGAACGGGCCCACCCAAAATTGGTGGGTAAGCCCCGTTCGTTTAACAGTTTTTGAGAATCCTGAAATTCCTGCTGTCCCATACCTTTCAGGAATTGATTTCCGACTCCTCGCTACGAACCCAGAACTGACTCCGCCCCAGTCCAAACCCAATCTCACCCCGCATTTCCAGGGTATCTACCTTAAATTTCTTGCCATCCGCCTTTCTAAAGGTAATCTTACACTGGTATATATCACCCTTACTGGGATCAATAATGTTTCCCCCTTCCCATTGACCCTCGGCCTTCCGCCTAAGCCCATAAATCCAGGGGGTCCCGACAATTTTCATTTTATTCACTTCCCCGGGAATAGGGAAATTCTTATAACTCGGTTTTGCTGCGGTCGCAATCGCATCGTTTGGCTTTCCGATAATTTTTACAATTTCCCCGTATAAAACATTGTCTTTCACATAGATCCGCCAGTACGCGGTGGGTTTCCCATCCTCGTCCACACTCTTCCAGAGCCCTTCCACGGGATCCGCAGCCCATACGGAAAACACTACCGCACTCAAAAGAAGCACAAAGAAACCCTTTTTCATTGCCACTCCTCCTTTCATTCCGAGCGTTTTGAGCGTTCCTTTTTCAAGGTATTCCCTATTCTACTCAGGGAACCGACAAAAAGCAATGAAAAACAAGA
Protein-coding regions in this window:
- a CDS encoding UDP-N-acetylmuramoyl-L-alanyl-D-glutamate--2,6-diaminopimelate ligase, whose translation is MERYGNELFTSELQQRARIIALRGPLETPITDLVYDSRKVTPGALYIALPGLHTDGHRYIPEALQRGARAILHQYPLDTYQDNILYIQAEDSRFAMSPLADAFYGCPSRSLAVIGVTGTEGKSTTVFLIYQLLTLAGKKAGFISTVQYRIGEQEEWNPEHQTTPEAPVIHKYLAAMRDYGMEYAVVESSSHGLSPRTNRLGDVAFDVGVMTNVTHEHLEFHGTWEQYRYDKANLFRALDRYSHEKILGNQTAFPDRPHRPIRVPSFGVVNADDPSASYFAAATERRVYTYSTRGSEADLSIRSLESTAQGNNYEVYSRAEDKTYKIQDNLPGSFNAGNVLASLLVVSGLLGLPLEDFIPLVSQLRPVRGRMTVIQQGQPFEVIIDYAHTPSSFEIVLPPIKKRIEPHGGRLISVFGSGGERDREKRPRQGRIAADWSDIVILTDEDPRGEDPLALLEEIAAGCPERIRDRELFLIPDRPTAIRKAFSLARPGDVVLLLGKGHENSIIYADRVMPYDEIGEARRALEELGYREQSSSS
- a CDS encoding D-alanine--D-alanine ligase family protein, with translation METHKGIPPIGSKKRIAVLYGGKSGEHEVSLVSAASVVRHLNQDRYDLFLIGITHEGEWYLQAPTYIDEVYQGNTKLRIEERPEYRVQVIPGGKKEFPFFTQATGPLSIDVVFPVLHGTFGEDGTLQGLLEMVDIPYVGAGVLGSAIGMDKGTAKILWLYAGLPVVPFIQLRLPEWHSKEQRERIIEKAERDFRYPLFVKPSRGGSSVGTSKVLNRPALEQAIEAAFLWDDKVLIEPCVNAREIECSVTGNEEPAAYTPGEIVPTHEFYDYDAKYLDPDGARLLIPAELEETELKTIRELAIKAYQAAELSGLARVDFFVSRDTGQIFLNEVNTLPGFTSISMFPRMCEASGLPYGELLDTLIALAEKRYERQSKRSYTYQQGEGQ
- a CDS encoding DUF2804 domain-containing protein, producing MGQQEFQDSQKLLNERGLPTNFGWARSPLWAYDRRLILVRKHRIVESERYVLLAEDKIVLIEVVQQGFISYVSVSVVDLILKKAWSDYFPFLFPLGMFSGSPTPSGNLYKIRDKRLLLDINVLENGNRVIKIDIPRFNHGKGLRGMVVMIRPPFPEALATVSPWRKKPHCFRYSYAAPWYALEGVIRHGEEDLVFYKDHSWAVLLWDRGLNPAHDIHYWSCAAGITKGSQVSLSLGYGLMNAEYGTENAFFINGSLQKIQQVTFKISPKSWMEPWILTSDDQRLTLRFTPVAETRLTRKRIFQSIRQTTFFGFFQGVYTSENNEVFELNKIPGVAWREKVRL
- a CDS encoding DUF2147 domain-containing protein codes for the protein MKKGFFVLLLSAVVFSVWAADPVEGLWKSVDEDGKPTAYWRIYVKDNVLYGEIVKIIGKPNDAIATAAKPSYKNFPIPGEVNKMKIVGTPWIYGLRRKAEGQWEGGNIIDPSKGDIYQCKITFRKADGKKFKVDTLEMRGEIGFGLGRSQFWVRSEESEINS